The sequence below is a genomic window from Anaerocolumna chitinilytica.
ACTAGTCCTATATGTAAATATATGGCATAATTGCATTGTAATATTATTACAATAAGGACAAAGTATATAACAAAGGAGGTGTTTCTTAAGATATAAATATATATGAGAAAAAAACAGCTATTTATATGCGCTATTATTATTTTTTTAGCAATATTTACTGTAATTATCATACTACTAACTAGACATGCCGGTGATAAAGATTTGGTTTACTTGAGTTTGGTTAAGGAGGTGTATGATAAAAAAGAGAAAGAAATCACAATAAATATTCATAATGATACAAAAGAACAATATATCTACGGAGAACGATATGATTTTCAAGTATATAAAGATAATAAATGGGAAGACGTAGCATATGTTGATAATAACCTTAACTTGTATTTCGCAGATGTTGGATTAGTTTTAGGACCTAATTCAGTAAAACATGATATACTTCGCTTAGATCTTTATAGTATATCACCTGGCCAATATCAATATATAAAAAAAGTCAATAACAAAGAACTTATTGTTAAGTTTATAATAAAGTAAAGGGCATGAATAGGAGTTCTCAGAATAATTCTAATCCAATTTCGATTGTGGAAGATAATGATTATCAAAAAACAGAGGCCACTAATTTAGTTGGAGGAGATGTTATAATTCACAATGGATATTATTTTACATTAAGTATCGGAGGAAGTGCTTATGGCAGTAAAGCTATTTTATTTAATGGCCATTTTACAGCCCCAGGCTATGAAGTAGACACTGCATCAGGGACAAGATTAGGGACTTTAGCTGCTAAACAATTTAGTAATAATCAAGTAGGTGATAACAGTATTGCAACTGTAAACAGTGATTTTAACACTACAAATCTTGTAAAAGGATCATCTCAGAATTTTGCTATCACTGGTACTTACAATAACCCTCCAGTAGGAACGCTTTTATATAAATATGGTGGTACTTCTGGTATAGCTGCAGTTACAGTTACTGGAACAAATCAATCAATGAGTGTTGTGTCAGATGGTACAACATATGTTATAAAGGGAATGACAAATGCAAATATTACGTCCGGATCAAGTGCTGGTGGTGATAGCGGAGGTCCATATTATTCATGGTACAATAATGGTTGGGCATATTCAGGTGTACATTCTGCGAGTGATTCTACTTCAGTTTCTTTTACACCACTAATTAATATAACAGGATTCTCAGTTAAAACAAACTAATTTTATGACTGATAAGCAACATCCGAAATCTGTAGACATTTTGGTTATCATGCCATACGTCTGCCGGATAATTCTGATGGCGGAAATTATATATTTAAGTTTAAGAAAAAAATAACCCAGGATAATGCAGCAGACCTTGCTATTACTTTGGATGGGCCGCTTGGACCATATCATGTCCCCAAATATTTTCCGTTCGCGATTGCCTATTTGACCAAACGAAATATAGTGCCGATTTCGGTACAAGTAAAGAGAATGATAGAGCTGAAAAGAAGGTGGGACGCTTTTAAAATCCCATTTCCGTTTAACAAAGTGGAGATTAGTTTTCATGAACCGGTGAAAGTGACAAAGGAAGATAAGGATGAGAAATTTGTTTCATTGATACAATATGTACAGCAGAATTTGGAAAAAATGTTAATTAAAGAATGTATTTTTAAACAAAATATCTAATAAAACTTGTCAAGAGATTTTAAACTCTGAATCTCTGGTTCATATTACATTG
It includes:
- a CDS encoding immunoglobulin-like domain-containing protein, which codes for MRKKQLFICAIIIFLAIFTVIIILLTRHAGDKDLVYLSLVKEVYDKKEKEITINIHNDTKEQYIYGERYDFQVYKDNKWEDVAYVDNNLNLYFADVGLVLGPNSVKHDILRLDLYSISPGQYQYIKKVNNKELIVKFIIK
- a CDS encoding chymotrypsin family serine protease yields the protein MNRSSQNNSNPISIVEDNDYQKTEATNLVGGDVIIHNGYYFTLSIGGSAYGSKAILFNGHFTAPGYEVDTASGTRLGTLAAKQFSNNQVGDNSIATVNSDFNTTNLVKGSSQNFAITGTYNNPPVGTLLYKYGGTSGIAAVTVTGTNQSMSVVSDGTTYVIKGMTNANITSGSSAGGDSGGPYYSWYNNGWAYSGVHSASDSTSVSFTPLINITGFSVKTN